From the genome of Numenius arquata chromosome 18, bNumArq3.hap1.1, whole genome shotgun sequence:
TTATGGCAGATCAGAGTTTTCCTAGGTATTCCAGCATGCCCTCTCCACCAGTGGTCAGGAACAGTCTAGCCTCGTCTAAGCCATAATTCCTGGTGTCTCACAGgagtcataagaaaaaaaaaaaagcttccaaaccAAGAAAGCCCATCAAGCACAAGAATATTCAGACTAATGTGCTACTCACCAGGGCCTCGTTGGCCTGCCTGGCTTCATCTTCCAGCTGGAAAAGACgcctttccagctcctctttggcTCGCTCGGCTTCTTCTCGAAGCTGCTTCTCCCTGGCCAGCCTTTGATTCTCCATCTGGAAACAGAATGAGCAATACCACATTTGTGGGTTTGCAGCAGCATCTCATCTGGGCCCAAGGCAAGAGAGGGGCGTCCAGATCATCACAGAGGGGGAGTGAGACAGAGGCGATggcaccaacctgtcagggatttttatcatagaatcatagaatcatagaatggctagagttggaaaggaccttaaagatcatctagttccaacccccctgccatgggcagggacacctctcactagagcaggttgcttaaagccccatccagcctggccttgaacacttccagggatggggcatccacaacttccctgggcaacctgttccagtgcctcaccaccctcactgtaaagaatttcttccttatatctaatctaaatctcttctcttccaatttaaaaccattgccccttgtcctgtcaccactcttcctgacaaagagtccctcttcagctcttctgtaggctcccttcaggtattgataggctgttataaggtctccccggagccttctcttctccaggctgaacaaccccagctctctcagtctgtcttcataggagaggtgctccatccctctgatcatcctcgtggccctccgctggacccgttccaacaggtccatgtcctttctgtgttgaggactccaaagctggacacagtactccaggaggggtctcacgagcgcagagtagaggggcagaatcacctcgcgagacctgctggccacacttctcctgatgcagcccaggacacggttggctctctgggctgccagtgcacactgcctgctcatgttgagcttctcatccataagcactcccaagtccttctcctcggggctgctctccagccattctccacccaacttgtatttgtgcctggggttgccacgtcccaggtgcaggaccctgcacttggcttggttgaacttcatgcaatttgcacgagcccacctctccagcctgtctaggtccctctggatggcatcccttccctccagcgtgtcaaccgcgccaccgagcttggtgtcatcagcaaacttgctgagggtgcactctatcccactgtccatgtcaccgacaaagatgttaaacagtactggtcccagtaccgacccctgcggaacaccactcgttactggccgccacctggacattgagccattgattgtaaccctttggatgcggccatccagccagttccctatccaccgagtggtccatccatcgaatccatgagtttccaattttgagaccaggatgtcgtgcgggacagtgtcaaatgctttgcataagtccaggtaaatgacgtcagtcgctctgcccttgtctaccaagtctgtggcagtattgtaaaaggccacaaaatttgtcaggcacgatttgcccttggtgaagccatgttggctgtttccaatcacttctttattctccatgtgccttagcaaggatttcaggaggatctgctccgtgatcttgccaggcacagaggtgagactgaccggcctgtagtttcccgggtcttctttgtttccttttttgaatattggagttatgttcccttttttccagtcagtgggaacttcaccagactgccacgatttctcaaatatgacggagaggggcttagcaacttcgtccgccagttctctcaggacccgtggatggatttcatcaggtcccatggacttatgcaccttcaggttctttaagaggtctcgaacctcgtcttcttgtactgtgggtggttcttcattcccagagccgctgttcttgccctccgtgacttgggcagtgtggttagggcccttgccagtgaagactgaggcaaagaagtcattcagtagctcagccttatccatatcctgggtgaccaggtctcccgtttccttccggaggggacccacagcttccctcgtcttatttttatccctgatatatctatagaagttcttcttgttatttttcacatccctggctagatttagttctgcctgggcttttgcttgcctgatcaggtttctggtgactcggacagcttctctgtattcttcccagtctacctttccctgcctccaccctctataggcctcctttttggtcctgagtttgtccagcagttccttgttcatccacgccggcctactggctattttgcccgatttcttcttttttgggatgcacctctcctgagcttggaggaggcaatccttaaataccacccagcttttttgggcccctctcccttccagttctttttcccacgctaccttaccaatcagatctctcaggagatcaaagtctgctcttttgaagtccagggtagccagcttgctgcgcaccctccttgctgccttatgaatcttgaattctatcatctcatggtcactgcagccgaggctacccttgaatttgacattcccgaccagcccctccttgttggtgaggacaaggtccagcactgctcctttcctcgttggttcctctattatttgcagaagaaagttgtcgtcaacacattctaagaacttcctggatttcctgtgctctgctgtgttgtccttccaacagatgtcggggtggttgaagtcccccatgaggaccagagcgtgtgagcgcgatgctgcccctatctgtttgtagagggccacatcctcgctgtcactttgatctggtggcctgtagcagactcctactgtaacatcacctgcccccgtgctccctttaatcctgacccataagctctctgtcttgtcttcatccatccccaggtgaagctccatacattccagctggtccttgacatagagggcaacaccccctccccttctgcccagcctgtccttcctgaagagcttgtaaccctccattcgaacactccagtcgtaagagccatcccaccacgtctcggtgatgccaataatgtcgtagccctggaggcgtgcgcacatctctaactcctcttgtttgttccccatgctgcgtgcatttgtgtaaaggcacttcagctgggtgcctaaaggggccgacttattagctgagatggcaggttgaaggctctctttgagtttttttctgctcaacctacgcttaaccccctcccccttcgatcctagtttaaagccctttcaacaagcgccgccaactcacttgccagtatctttctccccttctgagacaggtgtactccatctgttgctatccgactcggtgccatataaagttccctaagttcagaatacccaaaatttcggtgatggcaccagtttctgagccacttgtttatcgcagttgcctttttatttctttcaggatttcctcctgcaactaagggtattgctgaaaaaattacctgtgcccctgatccctcaaccagttttcccagtgtcttaaagtcctttatgattgtttttaatttcctggatgtattatatacatcatcactgcctacctgaaaaactgcaagggggtaatagtcagaagggttgactagagcaggaactttgtccaacacgtccctgacccgtgcctcagggaggcagcagacttccctgtgaagcgggtcaggacggcatagtggtccctctgcccccttcaatagagagtcacccacaacgatgacccttctgcttttccttcttgaactagttgtgatgccaggtttgcggcgacttggtctttctggcacatcctgcctagttgtaccatcctcctctccaacagtcaattcctcctgcaggattccataccggttctgcaggggtaactggggaggtgggagaggcagggaggggattcgcctgcttcgccgactagggacctgtttccattccccctcttctctgagatccccttctactgtcgggcgagagatggggagagggtcctctggcttatgtggggcctcaacatgttcctttattttcagggagtgggcccaccagtcaatctccctctcacatatGCCCAGGCGAAACATCTCCTCCTGGAATGTGGCCATGTCCTGGCACAGTGGGCAGCGGAAATGGTGCAAGGCAGAAGAcagtgcctggccctggggcagagaTGGCATCAGTGGCAGTGGGGCACTCTTCCACTGGACCTGGGTGACGAGGTGACAGCAGGGCTGCTCATGTCAGAGGCCTGGGAGATGCCACCAACCTGGATGCAGCACCGGTGGAACCAGGCGCTGGTGTAGGTGGGACGAACCAGGCGCTGGTGTAGGTGGGACACACCAGGGTGTCACAGCAGGGCcgctctgccaccacctccaggcagatgaggcagtGGTCCGGTCCTGCTGCACCACCTGGCGTTGCCGGGCAGGGGCGGGACCATGTGTGTGACATATACATGCGTGCGGTGCCGTGTCACAAACACTCCAGGCCGTATAAATGCCCCTGCACTGCTGCCCCCAGCGTGGCAGTGTTTGCCATAGGCGCTGGAGAAGCTGGGTGGTCTTTAACCACACCAACGTCTCCACGTCCATCAACGCCTTCTCTGTCGTCAAGAGCGGCAGTGTTTGCCACAGGCGCTGGAGAACCTGGGTGGTCTTTAACCACACCAACGTCTCCACGTCCATCAACGCCTTCTCTGTCGTCAAGAGCGGCAGTGTTTGCCACAGGCGCTGGAGAACCTGGGTGGTCTTTAACCACACCAACGTCTCCACGTCCATCAACGCCTTCTGTCGTCAAGAGCAGTAATGGAGAGGAGAGCACGGCGACGACGTCGCCCCCAGTCGCCCCCTGCCCAGGATTCTGCCGGGCTCCAAGATGAGGAGGCAGGATCCTCCTGTGCGCCTCCCCAGCCAAAAAGGATGCGCCAGGTCCCCAAGAAGAAAAGTGAGTGATGAGCATCCCCACGGGCACCCACCAGAGGGGATTTTGGCTGGTGCCCGGCCATGCAAGCAGAGGCCCCTGTGCTGTAGGAAGttgccccagcctctcccccaTTTCGCTCCTGCCGTTACCCCCATGGGCACCCTGGCAGCATGGTGCTGGGGGTGACGGTGGGGCTGTCccccagcagtgtgtgggctGTGCCGGCGGGCAGACGTTGAAACTGAGATAGTTGgagagctgtgccagcaggaTGGGCTCTACATCCATGAAAACTGCCTGGTGAGTCCCTTGGTTCCGGCACTGGTTCCCGACACCCCACagttcccagccctgcaccctcgGCAGCCCCTGCCATgtgccctcttttcctcccttgcaGTACCACGCCAGTGGTCTTATCCAGAGAGGAGCCGACGAAGAGGGCTTCTACGGCTTTCTCTTCCCTGACATCCGGCAAGAACTGAAGCGGGTGGCACAGAAGGTGAGGCCGGGGAGGGGAACATATGTCCCCACCATGGTCTCCATGCCTCTGTCCTGCAATGCACAGGCCAGTAatcccccagggatgctctggaagCCATCTGCAAGTAACCTCCACATCCTCCTCCATCCAAAAAGGCCCATTTATATGGATGGGGATTTGGAGGGGGGTCGGCGGATTTGGCAGTGGCCCGGTGTCACCGGCCAGGAGGCACACCAGAACGTGGTGTGCTGGCCGGGGGCAAACTGGGCTCCCTGGGGGCACGTGGCACTAACACCATCCACCTCCATTCCATCCCCAGAGGTGCTGCATCTGCCGGCTGCCGGGAGCATCGGTCACCTGCCAGGGCCGGCGCTGCCACCGAATCTTCCACTTCCCCTGTGGGATCGAGCGCGGCTGCCTCTCCCAGTTCTTCGGGGAGTTTAAGTGAGtgtagctgccccacagcactggggctggggctggggcggaggagggctggggctgaacTGTCACCTCCGTCACGCAGGTCATTCTGCTGGAAGCACCGGCCGGTGCAGCGGGTGCGGGCActgcagcagggccagagctgcctcatctgcctggagGCGGTGGCAGAGCGGCCCTGCTATGACACCCTGGTGTGTCCCACCTGCACCAGCGCCTGGTTCCACCGACGCTGCATCCAGGTAGGTGACATCGCCCCAGGCCCTTGACATGAGCACCCTCATCATCACCCCATCACCCAGCTCTGAGGGAGCAAATGGGACCCCGCTGCCACTGATGCTGATGCCAtctctgccccagggccaggcactgTCTTCTGCCTTGCACCATTTCCGCTGCCCACTGTGCCAGGACATGGCCACATTCCAGGAGGAGATGTTTCGCCTGGGCATaaaaatccctgacaggttggtgccATCGCCTCTGTCTCACTCCCCCTCTGTGATGATCTGGACGCCCCTCTCTTGCCTCCCTGGGTTATGGCAAGGTGTCCCCAGGACTCCAGGGCTGAGCACTCCTCTACTcccacagggatgctgcctgggagTTGGACGGGTACTTTGAGGACCTGTATGAACAGCACAGCTCCTGTGATGCTGAGGAGTGCCTCTGCCCGGCAGGacggcaggaggcagaggagaatggGTGAGTGTCAGTGACCCCGGTCCCCGTAGCCCCAGCGAGCAGACGATGCCTTCCTCTCCGGctttgggcagggatggaggttcCCTGGGGTGCCAAGCGGGCGAATGGCACAGGGTGCGtgtgggcagctcagccccagctgccaggggggagcagggtggaggtgggctctgcacagcaccagggctggcagcccaCAGCTCGGGGGAATTTGGTGGCAGTTGCTCCCTTTGCTCCCCCAGGCCCTGGAGACTTCTTCTCTGCGGCTCCTGTGCTTCCCAAGGGACCCACCGGCGCTGCTCCGGCATGGAAGCAAATGCCGAGTCCTGGCAGTGCAGTGACTGCAGGGAGATAGACAAAGGTGAGTGGTGCATGCATGGGGACGGGGTCCCCAGGGCCAAGTGGCCACCACAGCCGCCCGAGACCAGCAGACAGGCGCGGGGCTGTggtctggggagggagggagtttgGCTTGGGCTGGTTGTGCTCATCATCTCCCTGCCCCTCGCTGCAGCCGGCCAGGACTCCAGCCCCTCCGGCGCAGGACCTTCACGCAGCGCCGCGGCTCCAGGTGCGTCGGCCGAGCAATAAGAGGCCCGTGTCCTCTGACATCTTGACACCCAACTGCCTCGCTGAGCCACATCAAGAAATCCCTACTACaagttcattatttaattttcctttttattaacaaaaaataattactttaactgAAATAAGTTAAATAGAATAAACTTTCTGTTGAAGAAGGCTGCAGTTCAAGTACTCTCTGGCGTGCCTGGGGCTGGAAGACAAGCCCGCTGGGGGCAGCACCGGGGACATGGcgggtggcaggagggatgggtcAGTTCTTCAGGGTCTGGAAGTGCTTCAGATGTGCCTGCACCCAAGGCGCCTGGGGGTCCGCGCACAGCTCCTTCTTCTTGGTGACCAGGCTGTTGGGAGAAAACCCGTGTTGGGTGCggcagagaccggctccagggcaggtaagactgcgctgggtgagggatctgtagctggaaaggccgacgaaaagctctttcgggagctttttggacgcagggcgaagcctcctcctcgtggtcgaggctgacaggcggtgggcgggctgctgattGCGTGATTTCGGGTTTATCTCCTCAGCTTCTGCAAGAATGCCATGCTGAGCtacatgatctctaaggtcccttccaacctaaaccattctgtgatttcataagTTACCTATGGGTTCTGAGACACACAGAtgctcctgcagcccttccccCCTGCCTGACTGGCAtcagaagaaatgctgaagttcAACAACCCACACATCCAAGTATCCTGGTTGCAATGTTAATTTCTATTTCGGCAAAATCCATTCTCAGCAAGActggaggcagaagagagagTTGTGGCACACAGCCTTAGTTCTGCCTTCCTGATGGAGAGAGCTTCATCAGCTTTGCCTAAAGACACTCATGGGCAACTCAGATGCCAGGACAATACAGCTGGCTCTGTACAACCACCTCAACAAAGCATTGCCTGAGACGGCACAGAGTCAGCATTAGACATGAACACAGGCAAGACAATCTGCTCCCTAGGTCCCAACACTagtcctgtttttcacttttgtctcACCTTTATCATCCTGACTCACTGCCCTGAACAAATACAACTTCCATCCCAGCTACCCTGTGTTTAAGCATCAGTTAGTCCTATAGGTGTTTGTCCCCCAGCTGGATACAGACATGCTACTACTCAGCTTGATGGGGCTATAAAAATGCAATCAACATCTGACTGTCTCTGAAGATGAAGGGGTGCCCAGTAGAGCAGAAACTTACAGGATAATTAAGCCTGGTTATGTCTAAGAGTTTCTGCTTCGCTTTCCGTTCAGCCTCTCTGGCTTCATGCAGATCTTGTTTCAGATGCTCTGCTTCCTTGGCTCTGTAAGACAAATATCCTGACGTGAACGGCTGGTGATTTCCAGTATAGAGCAACACATGGATTTCAGGGCTATGCACCTCACTGGCTTCCAGAGAGCAAGATCCATTACTGTGATTACTGATTCCTTTACCCAAAGACCCTTGTGGAAGGATGGTCGCATGGAGAACTAATTGATCACAGCATGACACATGCTTTCAAAGATAATCCTGCACAAACTGGCTGAATTAACACGGTTTTTCTACTTCTAGTTTCCATGGGCTCAATTATGACCTGCTGATACAGATTCTCCAGGCTGTCAGAGATCCTCCCTGAGGTGGGGAGAGGTGCAACATATCTGCTCTTTATTTTGGCAAGCTTTTTGGCAGTATCCTAAAACAAGCAGAAGGCCCTTAATAGCAAGGTTAAACATCCTCTGTCAACACTGGTCTGCTCTGCATCTTCAGGCAGCACAGTGCTACGGAACACGTAAACGCTTACAGAGGGATTTATATTCAACACAAGTTTACCTGGTTTACACTTCCCAAAGATCTAAAAAGGATACAAAAGATCATCACTTGGTACTAATGAATTAAAACAGTTTCCTAACTCACAAGGTATAGAGATTGGTAAGTTTAGACAGCTCGGTAGCCAGTGCTCTTTTGATAACGCAAAATAGAAAATGCTTCTGCATTCTggatct
Proteins encoded in this window:
- the LOC141473370 gene encoding E3 ubiquitin-protein ligase PHF7-like, which codes for MRQVPKKKMCGLCRRADVETEIVGELCQQDGLYIHENCLYHASGLIQRGADEEGFYGFLFPDIRQELKRVAQKRCCICRLPGASVTCQGRRCHRIFHFPCGIERGCLSQFFGEFKSFCWKHRPVQRVRALQQGQSCLICLEAVAERPCYDTLVCPTCTSAWFHRRCIQGQALSSALHHFRCPLCQDMATFQEEMFRLGIKIPDRDAAWELDGYFEDLYEQHSSCDAEECLCPAGRQEAEENGPWRLLLCGSCASQGTHRRCSGMEANAESWQCSDCREIDKVWLGLVVLIISLPLAAAGQDSSPSGAGPSRSAAAPGASAEQ